catgtaATATGTTAATTGAAAGTTAGCCAAGGATAAGCAATAAAAAACACAACCACGAGGAGAGTGCAAGAAAATATCTCGACGATGAATAACTGAAAATAAGGCTTAgaatcatttattataaaagaaaataaggtaAAGTCTGTGTACAAGTTAGTGCAAACagttaaattatgaataaaagttGATAAATAGTGGAAtagtaacaaaatataaaatggatTCATTAGCTCAAAAACAAAACAGTTAATTaggtaaaaataaaagtagaaatCTAACAACTTAACAGTTACCATAGTGGCAGTGTAGTTATTTCAGCAGCCTCTTAGTTTGTCTACTTGTGATATTGAGAAGATAGAAATAGTTGTAGAGAAACCGTGCTCGGTCGAAATCGGTAATTCGTGAGATTGAgattctaataaaaaaaagtaaaatagattATTTCATTGCTTGAACCAAGAGAAtaataggggagtgatcaattgctaactcatcatttaattgctaactacaactaatttaaggccatagaattttagaaaacgtgtggtctacaatttgccacgtgtaattttcatttttattaattaaattgtaaaagataaaaaaaaaaactccaaattagggttttggatgaaaatgtcaatatagtgttctcgaaaatatcaacacaatgctttgagaatgtcaacgcaatgttttaagaatgttaagtcattgcttatattgacattttacgtgtatattatattgacatattttatatagtatgttgacatttctgttgtacgaaaaaattaaaaaaatttgatttttttttcaaattttgacatcgaaacatatgcatgtaggatatcgttggaatccttataaaattatctttaatttgatatatgttatatgaatttaaagttttgggatttcttataaaaattagttataactaattttgtagttacttgacattaatacccctattgatattttttggaattaattctatggccttattgacattttttattgatcgtattgacatttcaggattgatgatctaggcctttaatttgaatatctaatgactattatttagttgtagttagcaattaagtattgagttagcaatataatacTCTTCGAgaataataatagtcatttataatactaataactTAAGGAGAGCAAGATaaaagatatggaaaagatatgctatctctaaattatttaactaGATAATACAAGATACGAAAGAGATACGACATCATTAACGAAATAGCGCCAATGGATCGATTTCTAGGCTGAAACaaggagaaaaaattcagTGGACCCGACACACCACGAGACATGATGATGTGGTGTGTcccattaattaaaaattgacaaatggaaatattaagaatatatagatTAAACTATATAAGGTATTTAATTCTTATATatggaatataatttttaaattaaaaaactttccatattACAATATAATACTCGCATATActacataataatattatttaatttttttctatcataTATTCACATCATTTTAAGactaatttatattaagtattttttttattttgtgtaatagtaaaataaaattatataaatacttttaatttcatgCCTATAGGACTAATATGACTAATTATGATTTAGTATATTAACAAAtagagtattatatttttatttgtaattttttcatatataaatacaaaatgaaaaaaatagtaaacttaAGTTAATGCATTGTGATTATTTGAGAAACACACAATactaagtaattaatttattttgtgtaatggtaaaataatactataaatatttttattttcgtgcATAGTACTAACAcgatttattatgatttagtttatcattatgtttttgtattttctattttttttcatgtgtaAATACAATTAgttgtactaatatttttcatatataaatacaaaatgaaaaaaaggtaaacTTAAGTTAATGTATTGTGATTATTTGAGATGCATACAATActaagtaattttttattttgtgttggtaaaaaaatttttattttcatgcaTACTACTATCATGATTAATTACGATTTAGtttatcattatattttttatttttatttttttcatgtataatacaaaatgaaaaatagtaaatttaaGTTAACATATTGTGTTTGaagagttttaaattttaggattttattcCATTTACAAGAATTAAATACCTTATATAGTTTAatctatatattcttaatacttccatttgtcaatttttaagTAGTGGGACACACCACATCATCATGCACGTGGTGTGTCGGGTCCACTGAATTTTTTCTCCTGAAACAAGACACCCGTTTTTCGAGATCGGTTTCAAGGCGCAAACTGGACACCAGTTTTTCGAGATCGGTTCCAAGGCTCAAACCGGACACCCGTTTTTCGAGTTCAGTCATAACCTCAGTCTTCTCCTCCGCCTCCCTCCGTACCGCTCTCTCCAATAATACCTTCACCACAGCCAGTTCCGCCTCCAACTCTCCGCTTTCTCCACCTCCAACTCAGCTGAATTCTGTTTTCTTCTGCTTTCAGCATCTCTAGCAGTGGGCCCACCGAGGGAATTCTCACACCGATTCTGATTCCGAGACTGATTTTGTTTCTTCGCCGTCATCGCCATAAGTAATTGCAAAACGCAGCCCAAATATCAACCATGCCATGGCTCAAATAAATCGAAATACTACCTTTTTTGttgttaaaaaagttaatttggGAAGTTTTTCAATATGgaaatttctctttctttccttttatttaggatgtaaaaacatatttgcaataaaaaaacataaccaCGAGGAGAGATGGCAGTTACCATATATTCTTGATAGTTTGTACAACTTTTTGATAGTCACAATGGGTGACTAATCCGACAAGCAGAAACATGATTTACAACAGAAATGTACATGAGCGTCTCAACCGAAATTATCTGATGCGGTTCAAGTGAGCGAATGGCTCTGACTTCGTCTTTGGTGCAGGCTTAGCAACTTCGGGCGTACCAAAAACGTTCCAAAATCGAAGAGTCTCGTCTCCTGCTGCAGATGCAACCGTGCACCCATCCGGGCTCTGAGCCATGTAAAGAACTCGGGAGGTATGCCCCGTGAGCTCAGCCATCTTCACCATTGACGGGTACTTCCAGAGAGTGAGCTGATTGTGAGTGAAACCGTGTGAACTCAGCAGCTCACGCTCATTTTTGTTCCACAGAAGAGAGCAGACTTGTGAGCCGGTGTCAACAGAGTTCAAGCACGAGCCGGTGTGCGTGTTCCAGAACTTGATGCACCTATCTCCAGCACCTCCGCCCGAGGCCAGCAGATTGCTCTGGAAGGGACACCACGCGAGTGCTTTGACAGCAGCAGTATGCTCCTCGAGCCTGTGAAGCCACTGGGTAGGAGCATTCGATGCTGCCATGGATCTGTCCCAGATTTGGAGGACGTTGTCGTTTCCACCACTAGCCAACTGCTGCCCGGACGCCGACCACTTAAGCCCACAAACTTCTTGGTCATGTCCGGTGTAGGTTTCGACAATGTGAGACCTCACTCTCACATCATTGTTGAAGATCTGACCATCCTGACCTCCGGTTGTTAGGATGTGATTGTTCCAGTCCATGGCACCAACTCGCGATCTGTGCCCTCCTTTCAAGGTCCTCAGCTGTAACGGAACAGAGTGAGCATTCGATTTCTTGAAAGataacatcaacatatataGTCACAAGCACTCACCAGTCTGTTAGAGGTGGAATCCCAAAGCTGAACTTCTGAGTTGTTTAGACCAACAGCAATATGCCTTCCATCAGGAGCCCATTTGACGCTGGTAACCGGGCCACAGTCATCATCGATGGTAACAAGTTCGGAGGTAGCCCCATCAGAAGCATCCCACAGATAAACAGTGTGCCCAAGAGCGATGGAAAGAACATTGCTGCTGCCCCAGTCCAATAGattcaaataataatcatcCATAATATCAGGGGCATCTAGTGTCCTCTCAGAAGTCTGCACAAACACACAATACACAAAGTTAGATAATCTAGTAGCACTCAAAATTCCATGTAAAAGATGCTCTTCATCAGCACGAACCTGGGGAATGTGACGGCGTGGCTTGGCAGATTTGACTTGTTGAGCCGCGGATGAGAAATCACTGGGAATTGCGTCTACCGGGGTTGGTGGTTTGTTCTTGAAAGCCAAAATCCGAGTTCTGTTCATGTTGAAGGTTTCTGCAAGCTGCTTCTTGTATGCTTCCCTTGATGGAGAAGAGCTTGTACACGGGTTTTCCTTACCTGTAAGCATGTAATTAGCATAATCGAAATCCATTGCCGACCTGTTTGGTATGAAGCGATCCAACTGCAAGAACAGGAAGCAGCAATTAACAACATGCACAAACAgtcaattaacaaaaatcccaaaaaacTGCCTAATACAGCACAAATTCAAGATCAACCAAACACTTCTAAACTCTATgcaatcaacaaaatcaagtttTTAGTGGATATTTATCGGAACCCCCCAAAACTGCAAGATCAACAAGACACTTCAGAACTCTAGCAGACGTTATGCAATCAACAAAATCTAAACCCTATATTGCAATCCCAAAAATTGACTGATAAATCAAACACTTGTATATTCTAGCAGGAATTGTGCAATCAAGCAACAAACAAATCGATGTATTAGTGGATCTACATTGAAATCCTCAAAAGTTGCCTAATTCAGCACAAATTCAAGATCAACCAAACACTCCTAAACTCTAGCAGGAATTATGCATCCAACAAATGTGGATCTACATTGAAATCTCCAAAAAAGGTTTAATCAACCAAacacaaaagataaaaaatgacTACAAATTAGCAGATACAGAATGTCACAAAACAATTTAGGGGGGAAAATAGCATACATTCTCCTTGGAATTTCTTCTTTGAATGAGCGCCTCTTGCAGCGGGAGATGCGACTTACTCTTGTTTGGTGTGGAAGATGAGTTCATATTTCCTGTTTCCATATGTTagcaaaaacaaataacaccaaaaatatgcaaatataatgCGAGTAGAGAAAATTAATCTAAGGGTAAATCGGAGCCTGCAGAAGAATTGATCAGTAAAAAACAGTTCAGAAATAGGATCAATTAGTGTAATCAATATCAGAGACAGCA
The genomic region above belongs to Salvia hispanica cultivar TCC Black 2014 chromosome 3, UniMelb_Shisp_WGS_1.0, whole genome shotgun sequence and contains:
- the LOC125210992 gene encoding cell division cycle 20.2, cofactor of APC complex-like, which gives rise to METGNMNSSSTPNKSKSHLPLQEALIQRRNSKENLDRFIPNRSAMDFDYANYMLTGKENPCTSSSPSREAYKKQLAETFNMNRTRILAFKNKPPTPVDAIPSDFSSAAQQVKSAKPRRHIPQTSERTLDAPDIMDDYYLNLLDWGSSNVLSIALGHTVYLWDASDGATSELVTIDDDCGPVTSVKWAPDGRHIAVGLNNSEVQLWDSTSNRLLRTLKGGHRSRVGAMDWNNHILTTGGQDGQIFNNDVRVRSHIVETYTGHDQEVCGLKWSASGQQLASGGNDNVLQIWDRSMAASNAPTQWLHRLEEHTAAVKALAWCPFQSNLLASGGGAGDRCIKFWNTHTGSCLNSVDTGSQVCSLLWNKNERELLSSHGFTHNQLTLWKYPSMVKMAELTGHTSRVLYMAQSPDGCTVASAAGDETLRFWNVFGTPEVAKPAPKTKSEPFAHLNRIR